In Methanocella sp., the following are encoded in one genomic region:
- a CDS encoding winged helix DNA-binding domain-containing protein, with amino-acid sequence MLEKEAVNRFVMAKSHLLSGTKLDSAGAVLRDLAALDANNLDDAYYSMYLRVKRFDVEAFEKGLYRGNSMARVKGLKNYMQIVPQECLPAVFTLSKKDREAAARNLLSTWGIPDDEYRKVGSKLLEELDAKEKTLVQLKKGLTTVSREIVKKRKEKAMNVSVIAQAMQDRWILLRGGIGIRPGENPGRFSAFKNRFNLKLDMDVNEALSLLAKRYVKTCGPVGAEDLAWWAGVTVNEASRALGSLDNVETVEIEGAGGRYFIDKRDIGLIGEAFKEPSVLFLPRDDPYVKAYYNDARFVPGGRDIMTKFGESKSVVLVNGTAWGTWSLEIDHMSDVCRIEWFGGHPEVPEELAEAAAQDAGRFYTGGTVEVRPNT; translated from the coding sequence ATGCTCGAGAAAGAGGCAGTAAACCGTTTTGTCATGGCGAAGAGCCACCTGCTGTCAGGCACGAAGCTGGACAGCGCCGGAGCCGTACTGCGTGACCTAGCGGCCCTGGACGCCAACAACCTGGACGACGCCTACTACAGCATGTACCTCCGGGTGAAGCGCTTCGATGTCGAGGCATTCGAAAAAGGCCTGTACCGGGGAAATAGCATGGCCCGGGTGAAGGGGCTCAAGAACTACATGCAGATCGTGCCTCAGGAGTGCTTGCCAGCGGTCTTTACGCTCTCGAAAAAAGACCGCGAGGCGGCTGCCCGTAACCTGCTGAGCACATGGGGCATCCCGGATGACGAGTACCGAAAGGTCGGCAGTAAGCTCCTGGAAGAGCTGGACGCGAAGGAGAAGACGCTCGTTCAGCTAAAGAAAGGTCTCACGACCGTATCGCGGGAGATCGTCAAAAAGCGCAAGGAGAAAGCCATGAACGTCTCGGTCATCGCCCAGGCCATGCAGGATAGGTGGATACTGCTCCGGGGCGGTATAGGCATTCGCCCGGGAGAGAATCCGGGCCGGTTTTCCGCCTTCAAGAACCGCTTCAACCTGAAGCTGGACATGGACGTTAACGAGGCGCTCTCGCTGCTGGCGAAAAGGTACGTGAAGACCTGCGGGCCGGTGGGCGCCGAAGACCTGGCCTGGTGGGCGGGCGTCACGGTGAATGAGGCGTCGAGGGCACTCGGCTCGCTCGATAACGTCGAGACCGTGGAGATCGAGGGGGCCGGGGGCCGGTACTTCATCGACAAAAGGGACATCGGCCTCATTGGCGAAGCGTTCAAAGAGCCGTCCGTGCTCTTCCTTCCCCGGGACGACCCTTACGTGAAGGCATACTATAACGATGCGCGCTTCGTGCCCGGGGGCCGCGATATCATGACGAAGTTCGGGGAGTCGAAGAGCGTCGTCCTGGTCAATGGCACAGCATGGGGTACGTGGAGCCTGGAAATAGACCACATGTCTGATGTTTGCCGTATCGAGTGGTTCGGTGGCCACCCAGAAGTCCCGGAGGAACTGGCCGAGGCCGCAGCGCAGGACGCGGGCAGGTTCTATACCGGCGGCACGGTCGAGGTCAGGCCTAATACATAA
- the ileS gene encoding isoleucine--tRNA ligase, which translates to MIQEEKEQYNGKAIEAQVDQFWNSTDAYHKTRALRKGNKKFYFVDGPPYTTGRIHLGTAWNKIIKDSVLRYRSMNGFDLMDRAGWDMHGLPIEVKVESLLGFKTKKDIENFGVARFTEECKTFAIKNMHEMTGQFKKLGVWMDWDDPYMTLKNEYIEAAWWTIKKAHEKKLLERGLRNVNWCPRCETAIADSEVEYADRMDDSIYVKFPLKDQEGFLVIWTTTPWTIPANMAVAVNKDFTYAQVYALPGPVLEDASRAAGLDPATLVDRHSDGTPRPMRFADKVAKMKEAIGAAKLDALYAEHGERLIMMEGLIEGVMKLGRYGDYRVLKTMQGEELKGRRYKHPLEDLVPCQKDTEHKVYLADFVVGENTGLVHIAPGHGLDDFELGMKEGIPVFCPVKPNGAFAPEAGAYAGMNIRDANSRILDDLRARGLLLGATEITHRYGHCWRCKTPIIFMTTDQWFIAVSKIKEPMLAEVSRVSWYPSWAGSSRFYDWVSGARDWCISRQRYWGIPIPIWKCEKCGSIDVIGTKEELEHKTGVRMEDLHRPFVDSVFMECECGGRMKRVEDIFDVWFDSAVASWATLRFPQRKDLMDWWPADFIVEGHDQTRGWFYSQLGAGMVGFGKAPYNSVCMHGFTLDDQGRKMSKSLGNVVAPEEVLEKFGADALRLYVLSQSAPWEDLSFSWEECGNVYRTLNIFWNVYRFPLPYMVLDTFDPVKTTYDSVKGHLRVEDRWIMSRLQAVIKEVNDGMAGYELHRSTRALIGFILDDLSRWYVQLSRERTWVEADDPDKLAAYWVLYHALSTTVKLMAPFTPYVAERMYQNLVRNSEPSAWESVHMCDWPAVNTGLLDEQLNKDMDVARKIVEASSNARQKAKRKLRWPVKKITVSPDSEETSTAVRDLTNVVREQTNAKEIVLLGVGAVNPDLGVEVVPNPKVIGPAFKGEAGKVIATLKSADGRVVKSSVEKNGRFVLTLAGGEVDVTPEMVSFRDVIPETLAMGEFPGGKLYVDVELTPELEAEGYTRELIRRIQDMRKDMKLNVEDRIKVEAYVGDDRVKGLVAGMKGLIMNEVRASGLEFKDDKSVSGTLVKEWDVEGIPMSIGIEKV; encoded by the coding sequence GTGATACAGGAAGAGAAAGAGCAGTATAATGGCAAGGCGATCGAGGCTCAGGTAGACCAGTTCTGGAACTCGACCGATGCATATCATAAGACCAGGGCGCTGAGGAAAGGCAACAAGAAGTTCTATTTCGTGGACGGCCCGCCCTACACGACGGGGCGCATCCATCTCGGCACGGCCTGGAACAAGATCATCAAGGACTCCGTTCTCCGCTATCGCAGCATGAACGGCTTCGATCTGATGGACAGGGCCGGCTGGGATATGCATGGCCTCCCCATCGAGGTCAAGGTGGAAAGCCTGCTGGGCTTCAAGACAAAGAAGGACATCGAGAACTTCGGCGTGGCCAGGTTCACCGAGGAGTGCAAGACCTTCGCCATCAAGAATATGCACGAAATGACGGGCCAGTTCAAGAAGCTCGGCGTATGGATGGACTGGGACGACCCGTACATGACGCTCAAGAACGAGTACATCGAGGCGGCCTGGTGGACGATAAAAAAAGCCCATGAGAAAAAGCTCCTCGAGCGCGGGCTCCGGAACGTCAACTGGTGCCCCCGCTGCGAGACGGCCATCGCCGACTCCGAGGTCGAGTACGCGGACCGGATGGACGACTCCATCTACGTTAAATTCCCCCTCAAGGACCAGGAAGGCTTTTTAGTCATATGGACGACCACGCCCTGGACCATCCCCGCCAACATGGCCGTCGCCGTAAACAAGGATTTCACGTACGCCCAGGTCTATGCGCTCCCCGGGCCAGTGCTGGAGGATGCCTCGCGGGCCGCCGGCCTGGACCCCGCCACTCTCGTTGACAGGCACTCCGACGGCACGCCCAGGCCCATGCGCTTCGCCGACAAAGTGGCAAAAATGAAAGAGGCGATAGGCGCTGCAAAACTCGACGCGCTCTACGCGGAGCACGGCGAGAGGCTCATCATGATGGAGGGCCTCATCGAGGGCGTCATGAAGCTCGGCCGCTACGGCGACTATCGCGTTTTGAAGACCATGCAGGGCGAAGAGCTCAAAGGCCGACGGTATAAACACCCGCTGGAAGACCTCGTCCCCTGCCAGAAGGACACTGAGCATAAGGTGTACCTGGCCGACTTCGTCGTGGGCGAGAACACGGGCCTGGTGCACATCGCCCCGGGTCACGGCTTAGACGATTTCGAGCTGGGCATGAAGGAGGGCATACCTGTTTTCTGCCCGGTGAAGCCCAACGGCGCCTTCGCGCCGGAGGCGGGCGCCTATGCGGGCATGAACATCCGGGACGCCAACTCCAGGATCCTGGACGACCTGCGCGCCAGGGGACTGCTGCTCGGGGCCACGGAGATCACCCACCGCTACGGCCATTGCTGGCGGTGCAAGACGCCCATTATTTTCATGACCACTGACCAGTGGTTCATCGCCGTAAGTAAAATAAAAGAGCCCATGCTCGCCGAGGTGAGCCGGGTGAGCTGGTACCCGTCCTGGGCAGGCTCCTCGCGGTTCTACGACTGGGTGAGCGGCGCCCGCGACTGGTGCATATCCCGGCAGCGCTACTGGGGCATACCCATTCCCATCTGGAAGTGCGAGAAGTGCGGCAGCATCGACGTGATCGGTACGAAGGAGGAGCTGGAGCACAAGACCGGCGTAAGGATGGAAGATCTACACCGTCCATTCGTCGATAGCGTGTTCATGGAGTGCGAGTGCGGAGGCCGCATGAAGCGCGTCGAGGACATCTTCGACGTCTGGTTCGACTCGGCCGTGGCGTCCTGGGCCACGCTCAGGTTCCCCCAGCGGAAGGACCTCATGGACTGGTGGCCGGCCGACTTCATCGTCGAGGGCCACGACCAGACCCGGGGCTGGTTCTACTCACAATTAGGCGCCGGCATGGTGGGCTTCGGCAAAGCGCCATACAACTCGGTCTGCATGCACGGCTTTACTTTAGATGACCAGGGCCGCAAGATGTCCAAGAGTTTAGGAAATGTTGTCGCCCCCGAGGAAGTGCTGGAAAAGTTCGGCGCCGATGCGCTCAGGCTTTACGTGCTATCGCAAAGCGCCCCGTGGGAAGACCTGAGCTTCTCCTGGGAAGAGTGCGGCAACGTGTACCGGACGCTCAACATCTTCTGGAACGTCTACCGGTTCCCCCTGCCATACATGGTGCTCGATACGTTCGACCCGGTAAAGACGACCTACGATTCCGTTAAGGGCCATCTCCGGGTCGAGGACCGCTGGATCATGTCGAGGCTTCAGGCCGTCATAAAAGAAGTGAACGACGGCATGGCCGGCTATGAGCTGCACCGCTCCACCAGGGCGCTCATCGGCTTCATCCTCGACGACCTCTCCAGATGGTACGTCCAGCTCTCCCGGGAGCGGACGTGGGTCGAGGCCGACGACCCGGACAAGCTCGCGGCCTACTGGGTCCTGTACCATGCCCTCTCGACGACTGTGAAGCTCATGGCGCCGTTCACGCCTTACGTTGCAGAGCGCATGTACCAGAACCTGGTGAGGAACTCGGAGCCTTCCGCCTGGGAGTCGGTTCACATGTGCGACTGGCCGGCGGTGAACACGGGCCTGCTGGACGAGCAGCTTAACAAAGACATGGACGTGGCCCGGAAGATCGTGGAGGCCTCGTCCAACGCCCGCCAGAAGGCAAAGCGGAAACTCCGGTGGCCCGTGAAGAAGATCACGGTCTCCCCGGACAGCGAGGAGACATCGACCGCCGTCCGGGACCTCACGAACGTCGTCCGTGAGCAGACCAACGCCAAGGAGATCGTTTTACTGGGCGTCGGCGCGGTTAATCCGGATTTGGGCGTCGAGGTCGTGCCAAACCCCAAGGTCATCGGCCCCGCTTTCAAGGGCGAGGCCGGCAAGGTCATCGCCACGTTAAAGTCGGCCGACGGCCGGGTCGTGAAGTCCTCGGTCGAGAAGAATGGCAGGTTCGTGCTGACGCTGGCCGGCGGCGAAGTCGATGTAACGCCCGAAATGGTGAGCTTCCGGGACGTCATCCCCGAAACTCTGGCCATGGGCGAGTTCCCCGGAGGCAAGCTCTACGTGGACGTCGAGCTCACGCCGGAACTGGAGGCGGAAGGATATACGCGGGAACTCATCCGCCGCATCCAGGACATGAGAAAAGACATGAAGCTGAACGTCGAGGACAGGATCAAGGTCGAAGCATACGTCGGGGACGACCGCGTGAAAGGCCTGGTCGCCGGCATGAAGGGCCTTATCATGAACGAGGTCCGGGCTTCAGGCCTGGAATTCAAGGACGATAAGAGCGTATCGGGTACCCTCGTGAAGGAATGGGATGTCGAGGGCATTCCGATGAGCATA